The genomic DNA GCCCCGGCGCCATCTACCTCTCGCAGGATCTCACGTTCCTCAAGCCGGTGATGTTCGGCGACACGATCACGGCCCGCGCCGAGGTCCTGGAGGTCATCAGGGAGAAGAACCGCCTGCGCCTGCGCACCGTCTGCACGAACCAGCGCGGCGAGGCGGTGCTGTCCGGCGAGGCCCTCGTCATGCCCTCGACGGTCCCGGTGGTCTACGAGAAGGCGTCGGGGGGCGCCGCGTGGATGGTCTTCTGGGCGCTCTCGCCCCTGATCTGGGCGGCGCAGGGTCTCGCGCTGTGGGGTGTCCTCATATCCGCTCGCCTCGCCGTGAGGCACGGCTGCGGCTCGCCGGGGCTCGCTCCGCTCGCGGGATCTTCCATATCCGCTCGCCTCGCCGTGAGGCACGGCTGCGGCTCGCCAGGCTCGATCACATGAACAGGCCGCCGTTGATGGAGAGCTCGGCCCCCGTGATGTAGTCGCCGTCGGCCGAGCACAGGTACACGCAGGCCCGGGCGACTTCCTCGGACTTCCCGAAGCGCTTCATGGGGATCTGCTCCAGCAGCCGCTGCTTCACCTTCTCCGGGATGGCGTCGACCATGTCCGTCTCGGTGAAGCCCGGCGCCACGGCGTTCACGGTGATGTTCTTCGCGGCCAGCTCCTTCGCCAGCGACTTGGTGAAGGCGGCGACGCCCGCCTTGGACGCGGCGTAGTTGGCCTGGCCGAAGTTGCCGATCTGGCCGATCACGGACGTGATGTTCACCACCCGCCCGTACTTCTGCTTCAGCATCTGGTCGATGAAGACCTTGGTGCAGTTGAAGACGCCGCCCAGGTTGATATCGACGACCCTCTTCCACGACGCGTGGTCCATCTTGGTGAAGGTCTTGTCCGAGGTGATGCCGGCGTTGTTGACGAGGATGTCGAGGTGGCCGAACTCCCGGATCACGTCCTGTGCCATGCGGTAGGTGTCCGGGTAGTCGGCCACGTCGGCCTGGGCGAGCATGGCCCGCCGCCCCATCTTCTGGATCTGCTCGACCACCTGCTTCGCCGACTCCTCGCTCGAGACGAAGTTCACGGCCACGTCGGCGCCTTCTTCGGCAAGGGCCAGGGCGATGGCCCGGCCGATGCCGCGGGATGCTCCGGTCACGAGGGCAGTCCGTGCCTTGAGCTGCATGGCGGGTCCTCCTGCTCCTGCTCGGGCTTGAGGAAGGGGCCGGGTCGCGGGCACAGTATAGCAGGAGCCGGCGTGCCGGCGGGGGCCGGCTTGTCGCCCCTGACGCGCGGTGTTAGACTCCGGCCATGGCGTACGTGGTCAAGCGGTACTCCAACCGCAAGCTCTACGACACGCAGGAGAGCCGCTACGTCACCCTGGAGGAGCTGGAGGAGATGATCCGCGCGGGCAAGGAGATCTCCGTCGTGGACGTGTCCACCGGCGAGGACCTCACCTCCGTCACGCTCGCGCAGATCATCCTGGAGAACGAGCGGAGCCACCGGGCGGCGTTGCCCACGGCCTTCCTGCACCAGCTCATCAAGCACGGCGAGGCCTGGCAGGACTTCGTGCAGAAATCGCTCAGGGGGAGCCTCGAGTCCATCATGACGAGCCAGCGGGAAGCCGACCGGGTCTTCCGGGAGTGGGCCGCCCGGGCGGGGTGGCTGCCGGCCCAGCCGTCGGGGAGCCCCACGGAGAAGAAGGCCGCTCCGCCCGCGGAGCCGGCGGCGGAGGCCGATACGTTGAAGAGCGAGGTGACGGCCCTGCGGGAACAGCTCCGGGCGCTGGAAGAGCGTCTGGAACGGAGGCGGGAGAAGTGACGGCGCGGGAGGCGGAGGGCCAGATCCGACCCCCCGCCATCCCCGGGGTGGTGTCTCAGGCGATCGGGGCGTAGGTGGTCTTCACCTTCCCCGCGAGCTGGGTGAAGGTGGCCTGGATCTCCTTGCCGGTCTGCTCGGCGCTCACCTGCAGGCGCTCCGCCGAGCGGGTGATGGCCTGGGCATTGGCCTCCAGCAGCTGGAAGGCCTTCTGCGCGCCCTCGACGGACTCGAGCACGCTCTTCTGACAGAAGCCCAGGGGGTCCCTGGAGGCCTCCTGCAGCTCGGACTGGCGGCGCAGGAGGTAGGACTGGTTGTGCTTGACTGCCTCGACGGCCGAGGCCTGAAGCTCGCCATAGAGGCGGGCGCCCTCCTTCGCCGTGCTGGCTGACAGGTCGACCAGTTCACGGAGGATCTTCTGGTTGGCGTCCGCGCAGAGGGACAACGCCTCCACGGCCTTGCTGCCGATCCGGGTGAAGAGCTCGTTCGCGTGCGTCGGGTCTAGCATGCCTCTTTCCTCCTTCGTCATACGGGACAGCGAATCGGGGGTTCCGGCCACGCCTAGGATCATAACGCGGAGCGTTATCAGAGTCAAGCTGTCTACTGCGGCGCGTTATATGAATCGCAACATTCTGATAATGCTGGCCCTATGTAGTCTGCAGACCGCGTGTGCCGCGACACAGCATCGCGCCCCACCGCGGGCGCCGAGCGAGGGAGACAAGGCCGCCATCGCGCAGGTGCTCGGCCCGTTGCTCAGGGTCGCCGGGATCTGGCGCTCTCCTCGGGACGGTTGCGGCGTGGGGCTGGGCATACTGCCTGTGAGCGCCATCAACCTGGGCGTGGCTCCGCACCCGACGTGCAAGTTCAGCTTGCTGGTCACCGAGGGGGCGCTGGCGACGCTGCCGCGAGAAGAGCTGCAGGCGGCGCTCGCCCACGAGATCGGCCATGTGGAGCTCGGCCACTTCGCCGCCCGCAAGGCGCGCCGGGTGGCGGAGCGTGAGACGAAGCAGAAGATCGACGACACGGGGTCCACCGGGGGCGCCGTGGCCACGGCCATCCCCATCATCGGGCCGCTCGTGGTGCTGGGAATCATGGGGATGCAGGTGGCGGCCGAGACCTCAGCCGAGGGCAGGTACCGCGGCTATGACCGGGAGGAAGAGCTCGCGGCCGACCGCTTCGCCCTCGACCTCCTGAGCCGCCTGCCGGAGCCCGGCCGCTGCCGGGCCCTGCTCGCCCTCCTCGCCAGGCTCGAGCGTGAGCGCAAGGCCTCGCCGTGGAGCGATTGGCTCAGCACCCACCCGAGCCCCGGGGCCCGCCTGGAGACGGCGAGGGGAGCCTGCGCATGACGTGGCTCCGTGCGCTGTTGCTGCTCGCGCTGGTGGCCACCGCCGGCCCTGCTGCGGCCCAGCCGGTGTCGCTCTCGGCGCTGGCGGGGAACCCAGTTCGCTACGACCACCGTACCGTGACGGTGACAGGCACGGTGGGGCTGGTCGAGGGCGCCGGCGGCGCGTGGAGCTTCACGCTGATCGACGGCGGGGTCTCCATTCGGGTCCTGGCGACGGGGGGACGGCCCCCGAGGACCGGCGACCGCGTCGAGGTCGAGGGGCTCTTCAAGCTGGCCGGTCGCGAAATCGATGCCCTTCGGGTGACCCCCCGCTGATGAGTTGGCCGGATTCCTCTTGCCGTCAGGCGCCGACGCCCGGGGGGCGGGCCCCCGGGGCGCACCCTGGATGGCTCGCCATGGATTGCCCCCCCGGTGCCCGACCTCCGGGCCCCGGCGTGCGCCAGCTCCGGGACACCGACCCGAGCTCGTTGCCATGAACCTGGCCCGGCTCGGCGAGGAGAACCTCGACAAGTATGGCGAGTACGTCTCCCTCGCCTTCGAGGGGCGCCAGATCACCAACGCCGAGCAGAGCCGAGGGGCGTGCCGGGTGGCTCACGCGCTC from Candidatus Rokuibacteriota bacterium includes the following:
- a CDS encoding MaoC family dehydratase → MIGLTIDGIQVGDVAEITRLAADADIAEFVDAVGDHNPIHADREYAATTIFKERIAPGIWTAGLISAVIGTRLPGPGAIYLSQDLTFLKPVMFGDTITARAEVLEVIREKNRLRLRTVCTNQRGEAVLSGEALVMPSTVPVVYEKASGGAAWMVFWALSPLIWAAQGLALWGVLISARLAVRHGCGSPGLAPLAGSSISARLAVRHGCGSPGSIT
- the fabG gene encoding 3-oxoacyl-[acyl-carrier-protein] reductase, whose translation is MQLKARTALVTGASRGIGRAIALALAEEGADVAVNFVSSEESAKQVVEQIQKMGRRAMLAQADVADYPDTYRMAQDVIREFGHLDILVNNAGITSDKTFTKMDHASWKRVVDINLGGVFNCTKVFIDQMLKQKYGRVVNITSVIGQIGNFGQANYAASKAGVAAFTKSLAKELAAKNITVNAVAPGFTETDMVDAIPEKVKQRLLEQIPMKRFGKSEEVARACVYLCSADGDYITGAELSINGGLFM
- a CDS encoding polyhydroxyalkanoate synthesis regulator DNA-binding domain-containing protein, which gives rise to MAYVVKRYSNRKLYDTQESRYVTLEELEEMIRAGKEISVVDVSTGEDLTSVTLAQIILENERSHRAALPTAFLHQLIKHGEAWQDFVQKSLRGSLESIMTSQREADRVFREWAARAGWLPAQPSGSPTEKKAAPPAEPAAEADTLKSEVTALREQLRALEERLERRREK
- a CDS encoding M48 family metalloprotease, with protein sequence MGLGILPVSAINLGVAPHPTCKFSLLVTEGALATLPREELQAALAHEIGHVELGHFAARKARRVAERETKQKIDDTGSTGGAVATAIPIIGPLVVLGIMGMQVAAETSAEGRYRGYDREEELAADRFALDLLSRLPEPGRCRALLALLARLERERKASPWSDWLSTHPSPGARLETARGACA